The sequence CCGGCATCAGGATCGGGTACATGGTGTAGTCTTCGCTGCCGATGTAACCGTAGGTGTAATCGGTATTGGCGAACTTGGCCAGGTACGCCAGCGGCACCAGGCCCCACTGCTCCACCATGCGTCCGAAGTTCACCGTCCGGCGCAGGTCGAATCCCGGGTCCAGCCGCAGCGGCACCTGCACGCTGGGGGGGTCGCAGACCGTGCTCAAGTGGGTCTTGGCGGGCTCCACCGCCGACAGGTCGGTGGCGCTCGCGTTCAGGTCGATGCCGTACCAGTCGAACAGCTCCCGGATGTCCCGCCGGTAGATGACCGCCAGCGTGTACAGCCGGTACAGGCTGGGCAGGATGCCCTTGCTCTCGATGTCCGACAGCCGGCTGAGGGTGAGCACGAAGTTCTCGTTGCCGTGC is a genomic window of Terriglobales bacterium containing:
- a CDS encoding helix-turn-helix transcriptional regulator, which codes for MSFRTGQRLRALREELGLTIRDVEAASLRIAAKHGNENFVLTLSRLSDIESKGILPSLYRLYTLAVIYRRDIRELFDWYGIDLNASATDLSAVEPAKTHLSTVCDPPSVQVPLRLDPGFDLRRTVNFGRMVEQWGLVPLAYLAKFANTDYTYGYIGSEDYTMYPILMPGSFVQIDESVNKVTEGMWRSEYERPIYFVETRGGYTCCWCSLRGDQLTLQPHPLSPVPVRMLPYPQEADVIGQVIGVAMRLGSVTAAEPRTTPPGPKRLN